Proteins from a single region of Streptomyces sp. TN58:
- a CDS encoding glutamate ABC transporter substrate-binding protein: MKVPQAGAVAAVIALALTASGCGSGEEDKGTLPIGIKFDQPGIGMRETGGTFTGFDVDVATYVAKELGYKPDQIEFKQVLSNDRELLLQYNEVEFVVASYSINEKRKELVDFAGPYFVAHQDLLTRADDNSITKAEDLNSKTMCSVTGSTSAENLKKNLAPKAALLELGGYSDCVVALQEGRVDAMTTDNSILAGYAARKGNEGKFKLTGQNLSNENYGIGVKKGDKELQRKINDALKKMVQDGSWEAAVKKNFGANYKYEPAPAITTGS, from the coding sequence ATGAAGGTTCCCCAGGCCGGCGCGGTCGCCGCAGTGATCGCCCTCGCCCTGACCGCCTCCGGGTGCGGCAGCGGAGAAGAGGACAAGGGGACCCTGCCCATCGGCATCAAGTTCGACCAGCCGGGCATCGGCATGCGGGAGACCGGCGGAACCTTCACCGGTTTCGACGTGGACGTCGCCACCTATGTGGCCAAGGAGCTCGGCTACAAGCCGGACCAGATCGAGTTCAAGCAGGTCCTCAGCAACGACCGCGAACTGCTGCTGCAGTACAACGAGGTCGAATTCGTGGTCGCGAGCTACTCGATCAACGAGAAGCGCAAGGAACTGGTCGACTTCGCCGGGCCGTATTTCGTGGCCCACCAGGACCTGCTCACCCGCGCCGACGACAACTCCATCACCAAGGCCGAGGACCTCAACTCCAAGACGATGTGCTCGGTGACGGGTTCCACCTCCGCGGAGAACCTCAAGAAGAACCTCGCCCCCAAGGCGGCCCTGCTGGAGCTCGGCGGATACTCGGACTGTGTCGTCGCCCTGCAGGAGGGCCGCGTCGACGCGATGACCACGGACAACTCCATCCTGGCCGGGTACGCCGCCCGCAAGGGCAACGAGGGCAAGTTCAAGCTGACGGGCCAGAACCTCAGCAACGAGAACTACGGCATCGGGGTCAAGAAGGGCGACAAGGAGCTCCAGCGCAAGATCAACGACGCGCTGAAGAAGATGGTCCAGGACGGGTCCTGGGAAGCCGCCGTGAAGAAGAACTTCGGCGCGAACTACAAGTACGAGCCGGCTCCGGCGATCACCACCGGCAGCTGA
- a CDS encoding endonuclease I family protein — protein MRFSRLTPWAAGLAAAALVAVPAAASAGQQDTAASRTSGAATAAAGSYDSYSYSYSYDSYYAPAEGKTGAALKAALHDIVKNQSKVNYDGVWNALKATDQDPANPNNVILLYSGRSQSKSTNGGGANDWNREHVWAKSHGDFGTATGPGTDLHHLRPEDVTVNNTRGNKDFDEGGSPVGEAPGSLTDADSFEPRDAVKGDVARMLLYMAVRYDGGDGFANLEMNDQVNNGSAPLFGRISLLKQWNRIDPPDAFEQRRNQVIFDVYQHNRNPFIDHPEWVDSIW, from the coding sequence ATGAGATTCTCGCGCCTGACCCCCTGGGCGGCCGGCCTCGCCGCCGCCGCCCTGGTGGCCGTACCGGCGGCCGCGTCAGCCGGCCAGCAGGACACGGCAGCGTCCCGGACTTCCGGGGCCGCCACCGCCGCGGCCGGCTCGTACGACTCATACTCGTACTCGTACTCGTACGACTCCTACTACGCGCCCGCCGAGGGCAAGACCGGTGCCGCCCTCAAGGCCGCTCTGCACGACATCGTCAAGAACCAGTCCAAGGTCAATTACGACGGGGTGTGGAACGCCCTGAAGGCGACCGACCAGGACCCGGCGAACCCGAACAACGTCATCCTCCTCTACTCCGGCCGCTCGCAGTCCAAGTCGACGAACGGCGGCGGCGCCAACGACTGGAACCGCGAGCACGTCTGGGCCAAGAGCCACGGCGACTTCGGCACGGCCACCGGCCCGGGCACCGACCTGCACCACCTGCGGCCCGAGGACGTCACCGTCAACAACACCCGCGGCAACAAGGACTTCGACGAGGGCGGCAGCCCCGTCGGCGAGGCGCCGGGCAGCCTGACCGACGCCGACTCCTTCGAGCCCCGCGACGCGGTCAAGGGCGATGTGGCGCGCATGCTGCTCTACATGGCCGTCCGCTACGACGGCGGCGACGGCTTCGCGAACCTGGAGATGAACGACCAGGTCAACAACGGCTCCGCCCCGCTCTTCGGCCGGATCAGCCTGCTGAAGCAGTGGAACCGGATCGATCCGCCGGACGCCTTCGAACAGCGTCGCAACCAGGTCATATTCGACGTGTACCAGCACAACCGCAACCCGTTCATCGACCACCCGGAGTGGGTCGACTCCATCTGGTGA
- a CDS encoding TerD family protein, translating to MTGVRKGLAKVEVALRWDPSPAGTPANDLDLVAAVYAAADPHGSPVQLVHFASRSPDGTINLNRDSHTGQGFGFDEVMTIELHRMAPQLGRVVIGVVIQDTGAAAGGAEGRAKTFADIGGTGFRIREGHTDLAQGDFAGVPAATAATVAEFTRNSAGAWSFDLRLAGFDADPEEFARAMGGPR from the coding sequence GTGACCGGTGTACGCAAGGGACTGGCGAAGGTGGAGGTCGCGCTGCGGTGGGACCCCAGCCCGGCCGGCACTCCCGCGAACGACCTCGACCTGGTGGCGGCGGTGTACGCGGCCGCGGATCCGCACGGGAGCCCCGTCCAGCTCGTGCACTTCGCCAGCCGGTCGCCGGACGGGACCATCAATCTCAACCGGGACAGCCACACGGGTCAGGGATTCGGCTTCGACGAGGTCATGACGATCGAACTGCACCGGATGGCACCGCAGTTGGGCCGAGTGGTGATCGGCGTGGTGATCCAGGACACCGGAGCCGCCGCGGGCGGGGCTGAGGGCCGCGCGAAGACCTTCGCCGACATCGGCGGTACGGGCTTCCGGATCAGGGAAGGCCACACCGACCTCGCCCAGGGCGATTTCGCGGGCGTGCCCGCCGCCACCGCCGCCACCGTCGCCGAGTTCACCCGGAACAGCGCGGGCGCGTGGTCGTTCGACCTGCGGCTGGCGGGCTTCGACGCCGAC
- a CDS encoding DUF3040 domain-containing protein translates to MDGAGLSDREQRALAAIEAELRGDRALDRMLRSGRRRRRAVWAGVWAAVTAALFVAASAAVSEALLWGCAAALALTVVTALPPAVERVRRIRGRVRPRTEA, encoded by the coding sequence ATGGACGGAGCCGGCCTCTCCGATCGGGAGCAGCGCGCCCTCGCCGCGATCGAGGCGGAACTCAGGGGCGACCGCGCCCTCGACCGGATGCTGCGGTCGGGGCGCCGGCGGCGGCGCGCCGTCTGGGCGGGGGTGTGGGCCGCGGTGACGGCGGCGCTCTTCGTGGCGGCTTCGGCGGCCGTGTCCGAGGCACTGCTGTGGGGCTGTGCGGCGGCCCTGGCCCTCACGGTGGTGACGGCCCTGCCGCCGGCCGTCGAGCGGGTCCGCCGCATCCGCGGACGGGTCCGGCCGCGCACCGAGGCGTGA